The genomic region agtgttgaccatctggtgattttcATGTGTAGAGCcaactcttgtgttgttggaagtgggttaagaagaggtggcaagaatacacagaagaactgtacaaaaaagatattcacaaccaagataatcatgatggtgtgatcactcacctagagccagacatcctggaatatgaagtcaagtgggccttagaaagcttcactatgaacaaagctagtggaagtgatggaattccagttgagctatttcaaatcctgaaagatgatgctgtgaaagtgctgcactcaatatgccagcaaatttggaaaactcagcagtggccacaggactggaaaagttcagttttcattccaatcccaaagaaaggcaatgtcaaagaatgctcaaactactgcacaattgcactcatctcacacactggtaaagtaatgctcaaaattctccaagccaggcttcagcaatacatgaaccgtgaatttccagatgttcaagctggttttagaaaagacagaggaaccagagatcaaattgccaacatctgctggatcatggaaaaagcaagagagttccagaaaaacatctatatctgctttactgactatgccaaagcctttgactgtgtggatcacaataaactgtggaaaatttggaaagagatgggaataccagaccacctgacttgcctcttgagaaacctatatgcaggtcaggaagcaacagttagaactggacatggaacaacagactggttccaaataagaaaaggagtatgtcaaggctgtatattgtcacccggcttatttaacttatatgcagagtacatcatgagagacgctgggctggaagaaacacaagctggaatgaagattgcagggagaaataccaataacctcagatatgcagatgacaccacccttatggcagaaagtgaagaggaactcaaaagcctcttgatgaaagtgaaagtggagagtgaaaaagttggcttaaagctcaacattcagaaaaccaagatcatggcatccggtcccatcacttcatgggaaatagatagggaaacagtggaaacagtggctgactttatttttatgggctccgaaatcactgcagatagtgattgcagccatgacattaaaagacgcttactccttggaaggaaagttatgaccaacctagagagcacattcaaaaacagaggcattactttgccaacaaaggtccatctagtcaaggctatggtttttccagtagtcatgtatggatgtgagagttggactgtgaagaattgatactttagaactgtggtgttggagaagactcttgtgagtcccttgcccagaaaggagatccaaccagtcaattctaaaggagatcagtcttaggtgttctttggaaggaatgatgctaaagctgaaagtcctgttcttggccacctcatgcaaagagttgacatattggaaaagactttgatgcttggagggattgggggcaggaggaaaaggagatgacagaggatgagatggctggatggcattacctactcGATGGATGtgcatttgagtgaactccaggagttggtgatggacagagaggcctggcgtgctgcagtttatggggtcgcaaagagttggacacgacagagtgactgaactggactgaactgatgctataatcaagtgagatttattctgGGGATGCATAAATGtttcaacatctgcaaatcaatgtgatacatcacattaacaaaatcaAGAATataaatcacatgatcatctcaatagatgcagaaaaaatcatttgacaaaatttaatacAGATTTATGATTAAGAACTCTCAACAAAGGGAATAGAGAAGGAACATACATCAGTAAAATTAAGGACACATATAAATCCAGAGCTAACATACTCaaaggtgaaaagctgaaagttttcTAAGGCTAGGAATAATGGTTAACCATACTCAATAATACTCTGTTATAAGTTTTAAAGTTGCAGAGAGAGTATATCTAAAAagtctcatcacaagaaaagatatatatataactctGTGTTGTGATGTATATCaattagacttattgtggtggttATTTTATACTGTAGACAGATATTGAATCATtcttttgtacacctgaaactaatattatatgtcaattatatcttgatAAAATAACGAATAGATATACCTCTCAGAGAAATCTCTTATATTAGAAAAAAGATATTCTTTCTACCTCTCACACTTATATAGATATTTTGATAGTCTGAGTATACGAGGACAGTAAAATAAAAACCTGTGCAGTTTCCAGCCCAAGGAGTGgtagggaagagaaagagacaataATGAAGAGGAGAGATCCATTTAATGTATTCCTTGTGACTTTCCTTCTCTATGCATCAGGACTGGACCTAGAAGAGCATGTTAGATGTAATGAAAGAGTTGCATTCAGATCGAATAGCTTGTGCCCTGCTACCCACTGAGGAAGTGTTCTTCTTGATGCTCTAAACCAGACTGAAACAGAGAGCCATAATCTTAGTGAATTGATGAGATCAGCCAGAAAACAATCTGAGCTTTCACTTTCCTAAGACATCCATCTCAATTCATGGAAACAGAACCAGAAAGTTTCTGTGGTGGCTCTAATAGAATCTATTTCTTATAACTGCATAACTTAACATGGTAGCAATAAGATACACGCCCTAATTCTTCAAGCGGAAGAATTACTATGAAAGTTGAATCCCCAGTTGTGACTAGTCTATCATGTGAAAGGTACGTGGAAGAGTGAGGGGAAAGGGTGGAGAAGGCTTGGAATGGTAATATTTTGGGCAGATCTGATAACAGAGACACTGGAACCCTTGATTAATTTTGAGCTTTTTCTGACAGAAGATGTAGGTTCTCCTCCCATATTTGAGAAGATTCAAAttccttggaataggaaatggcaacccactccagtattcttgcctgggacatcccatggatggagtaatctggcaggcttcagtccatggggttgcaaagagccaaacacgacttagcgactaaccaacaaaaacaaaacttccttAGCTCAAAGACCTTATTAAGACCTAATGTGGGAACTTCTCTTTCAAGATACTGCTTATCATCTTCAATCTCTATTTGTTGCTTCTTGTCCCGTAATTAGGGCAATATACCACACCATAATCCAGAGTGGCAAGTGCAAAGTGGTTTGAACAGGATGCATGGGAAGCTGAGAATTTGACTAGCAAATCTGCCAGAGAGGATTGCCTTAGGTGCGTAAGGTAGTTTCTTTAGGGGATGTGTGTGGAATAGATTTCCCAAATAAGAGATGAATGAATCATAGTCATCCAAGGGAATTTAGGTGTGGACAGGTTCTCTGAGAGACATTCAGTTTAAGAGATGAGacatatttcttaaatgaattaCCTAAATAATCAGGACAGGATAAGTTTTCAATCAAATTGTAGAATGAATTCTTTTCAATGCTAATGattaaactgaagaagaaaaaataaaagttatatgttTTAGAGattacataataaaaattacattgcTTCCCCAATATCCTTGCCATAATAGTATAGGAGACTAAAAAAccataaataaacatatacataaaataattagaGGTGGTTGATACTATGAAAATAACAATAGAAGCAAAAGAGACTTTAGTAGACAAAAGATAAGTTATCTGATCTTGTGAACATGAAAGAGCTCTGTGGAGAGATAATACCCACGACATGAAGCATGAGAAGAGGTTAATCTAAAAATAGTAGGAAAAATGTTTCAAGTAAGCTCAATTTTTTGAGAAATGGAAAATGGCATCAGAAAAGAttggagagacagacagggacTAAATAATGTGCAAATCTATAAATTATCTTAATGTTTtatactttggggcttccctggtggctcatcaaggctaaagaatccacttgccaatgcaggagacacaggtttcatccctgcatcaggaagataccctgaagaaggaaatggcaacccactccagtattcttgcctggaatattcaaTGGATAGAGGTgcttggtgggctaaagtccatggggtcatagagtgttggacaaaacttagtgactaaacaacagcagcagagaCAGAAGTCATTGAAAGATTATTAGAAGACAGTGGACATACTTTGATTCAGATTTTAAGATCATTCTCTCTGAGTGAATAACAGAAGCAAAATTAGTTCAAATATATCAAGACAGTTGGCTGAACTACAGTAGGAGACAGTATTAGCAGAAAGGAGTAGATTAAGTAAAAGATCAAGTTTCAAGGCTGAATTAATAGAACAGAAGATTAGTCATGAGGACTTGCCAGATGGCGCtagaattaaacaaacaaacaaacaaacaaatcaccTCCCAGAGCAAGAGACTAAGAGACATCAGTTGGACCCCTGGttggcaaagatcccctggagaaggaagatcgCAACTCACTtcattatccttgcctggagagtctcatggacagaggaacttggtgggttctggtccagttcagttcattttagtcgctcagtcatgtctgactcttagagaccccatggactgcaccatgacagacttctctgttcatcaccagctcccagagcctactcaaactcatgtccattgagttggtgatgccatccaaccaactcattccctgtcgcccccttctcctgccttcaatctttcccagcatctgggtcttttccagtgagtcagttctttgcatcaggtggccaaagtattggagtttcagcttcactatcagtctttccaatgtatattcaagattgattttctttaggatggactggttggatctccttgttgtgcAAGGGATGCTCaggagtctctccaacaccacagttcaaaagcatcaattctttggcactcagctttccttatagtccaactctcacatccatacataactactggaaaaactatagctgtgactagatggaactttattggcaaagtaatgtctctactttttaatatgctgtctatattggtcatagcttttcttccaaggagcaagcattttttaatttcatggctgcagtcaccatctgcagtgattttggagaccaagaaaataaagtctctcactatttccattgtttctctatctatttgccatgcagtgatgggaccagatgccatgatcttagttttctgaatgttgagttttaagccaacatttcactctcctctttcatcaagaggctctttagttcttcttcactttcttccataaatgtggtatcatctacatatctgaggttattgatatttctcccagcaatcttgattaaagcttgtgcttcatccagcctggcatttcacatgacatactccacatataaattaaataagcagggtgacaaaatatagccttgacgtacacctttcctgatttggaaacagtctgttgttccatgtccagttcaaactgttgcttcttgatctgcacacagatttctcaggaagcaagtcaggtggtctggtattcccatatcttgaagaattttccacagtttgttgtgatccacacagtcaaaggctttggcatagtcaataaagcagaatgatTTTCTGGAAACctgttgctttttcagtgatccagcagatgttggcaatttgatctctggttcctctgccttttctaaaaccagcttgaacatctggcagttcacagttcatgaactgttgaagcctggcttggagaattttgagcattactttgctagcatgtgagatgagtgtaattgtgcagtagtttaagcattctttgacattgcctctctttgggattggaatgaaaactgaccttttccagtcctgtggccactgctgagttttccaaatgtgctgacatattgagtgctgtgctttcacagcattatcttttagcatttgaaatagctcaactggaattccatcacctccactagctttgtttgtggtgatgcttcctaaggcccacttgtcttcacattccaggatgtctggttctaggtgagtgatcacaccatcaggattatctggatcatgaaggtcttttttgtatagttcttttgcgtattcttgctacctcttcttaatatcttctgcttctgttaggtccctaccatttctgtcctttattatgcccatctttgcatgaaatgttcccttggtatctctaattttcttgaagagatctctagtctttcccattctattgttttcctctatttctttgcactgatcgctgaagaaggctttcttatctctccttgctattctctggaactctgcattcaaatgggtatatctttccttttctcctttgcctttcacttcttttcctttcatagctatttgtaaggcctactcagacaaccattttgccttttttcatttcttttccatggtgatggttttgatcactgcctcctgtacaatgtcacgaacctccatccatagttcttcaggcactctattagatctactCCTTTGAATCTgcttatcacttccactgtatactcataagggatttgatttaggtcatacctgagtggtctagttcCTGAATGcttccagtccatagggttgcaaagagtccgaaaagaatgaagtgacttagcacacacagattACTCATATTTAtagatcaaaaagaaaagaaagtgtgatacaaagatgaatcttaagtttccttaaaaatgaagaaatagtagTTTGCTCTTACCTGTTTCATGTCTTCATAAAACAGATAAAGTATGCGATAATGTTTTTTCTTCTCCCACCAGCCCTTAACATGGTCATACCAAGAACCAAAAGCCACTAAATTGAGACATAAAATGAtcacataattaaaatatttacatgaagAAAAGAATTGTTCAACATTATTCCCAGTCATCCTCACACATCAGTATGATTACTTATTAGTTCAGGAATGAGGGGTGGTAGGATAAGAGAAACATATCAAATAATTCCTGTTCTCACCCAACTTACAATCTTAGAAAGGATGAAATACTTCTGTTACATgatgaattgtgtcccctcaaattcttatgttgaagtcCCGATCACTAGTACTGCAGACTACAACTGATTTTGGAAATAAACTGAAGAAGTAGTTATTAGGCAAAAAGGAACTAGAAATTGAAGATTTAGAAAATTCTCAGCTTATCCATATTGAAAAAGGATCTGAGAAAGTATACTCTGGAAAAAACACCAAGGATGTGATTGGCAGCATTCATCAAAGAGGTTCAGTGTGTGACTTAAAAATACAATTAGTTATCTCAGTGAAAACACTGCCAGTTTGCACTGAAGGGACGGTGGCAGGTTGAAATGTGAGAAGACTGTTAGACTTCTGGGTCCCTACAGGCAAGAAATAGACCAATAGGGCCATGTGGCTGCGAACATGCTTCTTTCTTCAAGGATGACCCGAAAGGAGGTTCAGAGGTCATCAGGAAATTACAACAAACATGTACAATGAGACCATATGAAGATATAGGGAGAAGATGGTCACCTGCAAGACAAGAAGAAAAGCctcagaaatcaaccctgagtacacCTTTATCTTGGACGTCtaaccttcagaactgtgagaaaataaatgtgagttgtttaagccattcagtctgtggtacttttcTATGACAGGCCTAGCAAAAAAGATACagctacaaataaataaaactaaaattacaaGAGCAAGATGGCAGATACTAAGTATCACAGAAGGTAAGTGGTATTGAAGTTcataggagagggagagggagagaaagacagggaTTGAGAGGTTAGGAATGGGATGTGGAAGAAGCATAGAGTTACTACCATAGGCATGAATATGTTTCCTAAAAGAGGCTCTGTAGAAGAACAAAGACTTGAATATAAAATTTTCACTCAAGAATTTCcagtttatataataaaaatggagGAATGGTAGAGAAAAGAAAGTCCAAAAGATATgtacaaaatcaaaacaatataaGGGGAGGGACAGTAAGAAAGTGCTTATCAGTGGTCACTAAGCAGTAACAAAACAGAGACTTAGGATTGATGACTCTGTAAGTCTCATATTCCCCAAAAGTCTTTAAAGGGAAGAGACTATatgttttatcttttgctttgtcTATCTTCTTCATACACTAGTAGAATGTTGGGCATATATTAGgtttataataaatacaaaatttgtatttaaacCTTATATCTCCTTGTAAAAAGATTTTTCACAATGGAACTCTATCATTAAAATAAGATTTAGACTCACCCTTTCCAGTCATGAATTTATCTAGGAATTCCTCCCAGGTACCAGGATCTGGATGCATTTTTGCCATTTGGTAAAAATAATAGTAAGACACGGCTACATCATTAGCATTCCGTGCCACATAGACCATCTATGGGGAGATAGGGAAAATCATCATGTCATTTATATTCTTTAATCACTTGTATTTTTTTGCTTACCCTGGCagaatgtttattttcctttttttaatcataacctaagctttatatttatattctgacATAGTATATTCATGACTATATATAACACAAAAACTTATATCTCACTTCCCTGATTTGTCTTTAGTCTTTCAAAAGAAGAACATCTCTTAACACATGGAAAACCAAGTATAATAAGAATTACAGtaaatactgaattttaagaaTGAACTAAACTTGCTCTTAAATTGAGAATATTTCTCTGTACAACTTGTTAAAActaataatgaaaggaaaaagcaCGTTTATAAAGCTGAAAAAACACCTTATCTTTTATTGAAAAGAAACTATTATTTGGGTACATTTAATCAATGTACATAACGATCATTGCTGTTTATAATGATTGACATGGAAGTAAAATTTATGTATTAAGATGCCAAGTATGTTTGAAGGCAGACATTTTGAATACATTTCCCAATAAAAGTGATATTGGTATGCCTTGCTGGCAAATCCTATGAAGTCCATTAAGCCTACTTATCCCCTGTAAAAGCATACCTGAAAACACTGAAGCCCTAGCCACTTATGCagtaaatatatttctaagtaaaaatgtatttcagGAAGAAATCTCCTTTCATCTAAACAGAATCtgagctttcttcttcttttccaactgatggagaaaggaaatgggaactTTTATAATCCCATACCACTGGTAGTTCTCATATTCTGGACAGGcttagaaagaagaaagaagtgacATGAATGGAGAGGGATTTTTCAAAAGTTTAGAGCTTGGACTCTGTTGCTGatataattttttgagaaaatactAAACTTTGCAAATATTCTCAATTGGTTTCTGTTTCAACCATGGTGATGAATCAACTGCTTTCTTATCACcccttctatttctttaatgaagTCTGtgagatagaaatatagataaaaGGCTCTCAGAGATACTCCCCAATTCTCCTAACACCAAGGTATTTCTGGGAGTTTCTATGAGTTTTTACTTCAAGATTTAAGATGATAAACTATATCCTTACTTCCTTATCACATTTGTTTTAATTAGATTttgaatgaaaaacaaaggtagacacaaacacacatacaaagacATTTTGGATAACATAAATAAAGTATAATCaatcaatttttcaaaagaaaaactacagcTGAAAAACAACAGCTGTTTTGCTCATTCTATTAAAGATGTGGTGATAAAGACATGCTCTAAATACCTTTCTCAGATCTACAGGTCTGGTGACTGTCTAGCTTTCCAGATTCATTTTCCAACCACATTAAACCATTTGTGGAATCTGCCTCATGCCTTGCTGTTTCACATGTTAGGCTATGtacatatagttttctttttctaaactgACCTCGTTAATCTGAAAATCTCCTACTTTTTCTTTAAGATGTTGAtgaaaattttccttcttttatgagacttctttcaggacttcccttgtagtccagtggttaggaccctgtgcttccactgcagggggcatggggttctatccctggtttgggaactaagttGCTGCAAGTTGTGCAgcatagccagagagagagagagactactTTGCCCCAAAGAATCTTTACTTCATGTACTGGCCCTTACCTTGCtgatatgtaattattttttcatgtttatatctatctatctatctatatatagagatatatatatattatctatctaTGATATCTAAATCTAAAGCTATGTAAAGTTGCTTGAAAtaattaatcattagggaaatataaagtaaaaccacaatgagatgccaccAGTTTGCCACCATTTACCAGTATGgctaaaagtaaatatttttagctaTATTTTGGATTGATGAGGACATGGAGAACTTAGACTCATATACTACTGATCAAAGTGTACACTAGTGCATATGCTTggaaaagaaattggaaaatttttttctaaagctgGACAAATGCATACTTTAAGATGCAGTACTATCCCAAGATATGTAACTAAgagaaatgtatacatatatgtgctattttatatttgcataagAATGTGCACTGCAGAACTATTTTTATTACTGACGATAAACAACAACGCAACTGTCCATCAATTATACCATGAATAAGTAATTTGTGGAATATTCACGTGTACATATTGGAATGCCTaacatcagtggttctcaaatgttAATATGAACCAAATATGCTTGGAGGTCTTATTAAAACTCAGATTGCTGGACCCTAAGCCCataatttctgattcagtaggttggatttgggcctgagaatttgcatctCTAGTGAGCTACTTTTGCTCATGATACCACAATTTATGATGTAAACAGGTCTATATTAAGGAAACcaagacaaaagcaaaataacaagTATGGTAAGAATTGATCCCACAGATATTACATTAAATGGAATaagctaaaggtgaaactccagtattttggccacctcatacgaagagttgactcattggaaaagactctgatgctgtgagagattgagggcaggaggagaaggggacgacagaggatgagatggatgagtggcatcactgactcaatgaacatgagtctgagtgaactccgggagttgatggacagggaggcctggagtgctgcaattcatggggtcgcaaagagtcggacacgactgagtgactgaactgactgaactgaaacattcaaGAGAATAACTTTACAAGAAAAACAGGCAAATCACTTTATGATGAAAACATTCACAAATAATGATTATCTCTGCAAATGGGGATGGGTTCCTGTCTGGAAATGCACAGGAATAGAGCTTTATCTGGCTCTATTCCTCATTTAATTCCTTGGTCAATTTCTTGTTCTGGGGTCTAATTTTATGGGTATGCTCACTTTATGAAACTCGTCAATCCATATCCTTAGCATTTATGTACTTTCCACTATAAACATTACATGAATTAAAATACTTATTGAAAAGGTAGCTTGAAACAAATCCATTGTTATTGTTACAACAAGTCCATTGttgtaagtcatgtccaaccccatagactgtagccccctaggctcttttgtccactggatttcccaggcaagaatactggagtgagttgccatttccttcacca from Bos indicus x Bos taurus breed Angus x Brahman F1 hybrid chromosome 6, Bos_hybrid_MaternalHap_v2.0, whole genome shotgun sequence harbors:
- the LOC113894728 gene encoding sulfotransferase 1 family member D1-like; protein product: MMVYVARNANDVAVSYYYFYQMAKMHPDPGTWEEFLDKFMTGKVAFGSWYDHVKGWWEKKKHYRILYLFYEDMKQDPKCEIQKLLKFLDKDLPEETVDKILYHSSFDMMKQNPSANYTTMPKFCMDHSVSPFMRKGVSGDWKNQFTVV